A section of the Chryseobacterium scophthalmum genome encodes:
- a CDS encoding ABC transporter ATP-binding protein — MITIQNLKKTYGTATVLNIENLEITKGETFGLVGNNGAGKTTLFSLMLDLIQPTTGFVSVDGIKVNESEDWKNKVSAFIDETFLIGYLTPEEYFYFIGELRGQNKASVDEFLKQFHDLFNGEIVNAGKYVRDLSKGNQKKVGIVGALIGKPEIIILDEPFANLDPSTQIKLKNMIRDFANENGVTFLISSHDLAHTTEVCNRIVVVNKGEVVRDIQTTPETLQDLEKYFADQVKPVSNVVSVE; from the coding sequence ATGATTACAATACAAAATTTAAAGAAAACTTACGGTACAGCAACCGTTCTTAATATAGAAAATCTTGAAATTACAAAAGGCGAAACCTTCGGTTTGGTAGGAAACAACGGAGCCGGGAAAACAACGCTTTTCAGCTTAATGCTTGATTTGATTCAGCCTACAACAGGATTTGTAAGCGTTGATGGCATTAAAGTAAACGAATCTGAAGACTGGAAAAATAAAGTTTCAGCATTTATCGATGAAACCTTTTTGATTGGATATCTTACTCCTGAAGAATATTTCTATTTCATCGGCGAATTGAGAGGACAGAATAAAGCTTCTGTAGATGAGTTTTTAAAGCAGTTTCATGATTTATTTAACGGAGAAATCGTGAATGCAGGAAAATATGTTCGTGATCTTTCAAAAGGAAACCAGAAAAAAGTAGGGATTGTCGGTGCATTAATCGGAAAGCCTGAAATCATTATTTTGGATGAGCCTTTTGCTAATCTTGATCCTTCTACACAGATCAAACTTAAAAATATGATCCGTGATTTTGCAAATGAAAACGGAGTAACATTTTTAATTTCGAGCCACGATCTTGCGCATACCACAGAAGTTTGTAATAGAATTGTGGTGGTCAATAAAGGTGAAGTTGTGCGTGATATTCAGACAACTCCTGAGACATTACAAGATCTTGAAAAATATTTTGCAGATCAGGTGAAGCCTGTTTCTAATGTGGTGAGTGTTGAGTAA
- a CDS encoding DUF5687 family protein — protein MFKRFLKLEWKSFFRGSSVGINLAMKIFRIIGICFFILWLAMMSFIAYFYVQEEMKEDPLKIISRFMIIGWLIDLVFKYMLQQIPTQNIKPFLTLNIPKKVVVNYTLIKTFLTPLSWFNSIFIVTFCGILAFNGYGFLGIFTWFIGVSSLFYLNNFINLLFNDKENIAIGVGVLIAGFAALNYYEIVPVLSYSEKFFYNLYERPYFSVVPVILFFSLWKITFNYIRKSFYLDEGLEAKKEIGKTENIAFLNKYGAIGTFINNDIKMLKRNKVTKGVLIGSFMFIFYGLLMFSNDIYRTPTMMMFMGLFVTGGFQFTFGQRVPAFDSAYYPLMMTLNVPYKEYLKGKWWLMNIVTAISIVIALFYAYFGWNVYFAFFAAGLYNIGVNSQFTLWSGAYNKNLIDLNSKEKRFGQKNTITFKAFILMIPKMLLPMAVYGLMNYFFGISVAVISVGILGLLGFIFREKIFDIIITKYKTEKYSTLEAFKKD, from the coding sequence ATGTTTAAAAGATTTTTGAAGCTGGAATGGAAAAGTTTTTTTAGAGGATCTTCGGTAGGGATCAATCTTGCCATGAAGATTTTCAGAATTATCGGGATTTGCTTCTTCATTTTGTGGCTTGCAATGATGTCTTTTATTGCGTACTTCTATGTACAGGAAGAAATGAAGGAAGATCCGTTGAAAATCATTTCGCGTTTCATGATTATTGGCTGGTTAATAGATTTAGTTTTCAAATATATGCTTCAGCAGATTCCGACACAGAATATCAAACCTTTTCTTACGCTGAATATTCCTAAAAAAGTTGTTGTAAATTATACTTTAATTAAAACATTTCTTACGCCACTGAGCTGGTTTAATTCAATATTTATCGTAACATTTTGCGGAATTTTAGCTTTTAATGGTTACGGTTTTCTTGGGATTTTCACTTGGTTTATAGGAGTTTCTTCGTTGTTTTACCTTAATAATTTTATCAATCTTTTATTTAATGATAAAGAAAATATCGCAATCGGCGTAGGAGTTCTGATTGCTGGTTTTGCAGCTTTAAATTATTATGAAATTGTTCCTGTTTTATCGTACTCAGAAAAGTTTTTCTATAATCTTTACGAGAGACCTTACTTTTCGGTAGTTCCTGTAATACTCTTTTTCAGTCTTTGGAAAATCACCTTTAATTATATCCGAAAAAGCTTTTATCTGGATGAAGGTCTTGAAGCCAAAAAAGAAATCGGAAAAACCGAAAACATTGCTTTCCTTAATAAATACGGAGCCATCGGAACTTTTATCAATAATGATATTAAAATGCTGAAACGTAATAAAGTCACAAAAGGTGTTCTTATCGGAAGCTTTATGTTTATTTTTTACGGACTTTTGATGTTTTCTAATGACATCTACAGAACACCAACCATGATGATGTTTATGGGACTTTTTGTAACGGGAGGTTTCCAGTTTACTTTCGGGCAAAGGGTTCCGGCTTTTGACAGTGCATATTATCCGTTGATGATGACGCTGAACGTTCCTTATAAAGAATACCTTAAAGGAAAATGGTGGCTGATGAATATTGTTACTGCAATTTCGATTGTCATTGCTTTGTTTTATGCCTATTTTGGCTGGAATGTTTACTTCGCATTCTTTGCTGCAGGATTATATAATATTGGCGTGAATTCTCAATTTACACTTTGGTCGGGAGCGTACAATAAAAATTTAATTGATCTTAATTCTAAAGAAAAAAGATTCGGACAAAAAAATACAATCACTTTCAAAGCATTTATTTTAATGATTCCAAAAATGCTTTTACCAATGGCTGTTTACGGATTGATGAATTATTTCTTCGGAATTTCTGTTGCCGTAATTTCTGTCGGAATTTTAGGTCTTTTAGGATTTATCTTCCGTGAAAAAATCTTCGATATTATAATTACAAAATATAAAACTGAAAAGTACAGCACTTTAGAAGCTTTCAAAAAAGATTGA